Within Labrys wisconsinensis, the genomic segment GCCGCCGGCGGCGTCGATGTCCTCGGCGACAACCGCCCGCTCGACCAGCTCACCGACGCGGAGCTGCGCGCCCGCCTGCAGGCGGCCCGCGCCCGGGCCAACGACAAGAGCCTGCCGGCCCAGACGCGGGCGCAGCTGCGCGAGACCATCAAGGCCAGCGGCCAGGAGATTCTCGCCCGCCGGGCCCGCCGCGTGAACGGCCAGCAGCCGGACCAGGCCGGCCAAGTCCCAACGCCAGGCCTGCCGAAGCCCGGCCTGCCGATTCCGGGCACGCCGCCCGTCGTGGCCGAGCCCGCCCCAGGCCAGCCGCCGGCGGGACAACCCAATCCGGTGGTGACCAACCCGCGCGTCGATCCCAATGCCGAGCGCCAGGCCGCCGCCCTGCTCGTGGACAATGCGCCGGCCACGGGCCTCTCGAACCAGGCGCTGCGCGGTCGTCTCAGCCTGTACCGCGACGCGCTCTCCGCCGGGAACCTCTCGCCGGAGACGCAGCGCCGGCTGCGCCAGCGCCTGAGCGCCGACAGCCAGACGCTGCGCCTGCGCGTGGCCGAGCAGGAGACCGCGGTGCCGGGCCAGCCGAATCCGCCGCAGGGCGCCGGCCGGCCGCCGCGCATGCCGCCGCCGCTGGTGGTGCTGCAGCCCACGCTGCAGGACATCCCCGGCATCATCGCCGATCGCCGGCCTCCGGCCGGGCTCGACGAGCGGACGCTCAACCGGCGCATCTTGGTCTATCGCGACGCCGTGAACGATCCGCGCTACGGCGACGCCGACCGCGCCTATTTCCAGCGCTATCTCCTGGCCGACCGCGAGGAATTGCGTCGCCGCATGATGGAGGACCGGCGCCAGCGCCTGGACGATCTGCGCTGGGCTCGCGACAACCGCCAGCTCGACGTCGACATCGACGTCGACCTCAGGCCGCCGATGCCCTCGCGGCCGCCGATCCAGACCATCTGGGCGGCGGAGGTCGACGACAGCGCGATCGAGGAGCAGCTGATCGCCCGGCCGCTGCGGCCCCTGCCCCAGCGCTATCCGCGCCAGGTGCTGATGGCGCAGCCGGAAACCGTGCTGACGCGACCCGAGATCCGTCAGTCGATCCCGAGCGTCGAGCTCGACACGATCCATTTCGGCTTCAACCAGGCAGTGGTCAGCGAAGAGGAGATCGCCAATCTCGACCGCATCGGCCGGATCCTGGAAAAGATCGTCGCCGCGCACCCGAACGAGGTGTTCCTGATCGAGGGGCACACCGACGCAGTCGGGAGCGATGCCTCCAATCTGGTGCTGTCGCGCCAGCGGGCCGAGGCGGTGAAGCAGGCGCTGACCGAGTACTATCAGATCTCGCCCGACAACCTGACCACCGCCGGCCTCGGAGCCCGCTACCTCAAGGTGCAGACGCCGGATCCGGAGCAGGAGAACCGGCGCGTCACCATCCGCCGCATCACGGCGCTGGTGCAGAACTGACCGGCTCCCGCCTGGCGCGCTGCGCCCGGCGGGAGCGACAAGCCAAGCCGAGGGCAACCGCCCTCGGCGAGCCGGGGGCGCCGCGCCCGGCCGGA encodes:
- a CDS encoding OmpA family protein, with amino-acid sequence MPLKTYLIGLAGALALTASPAAIAAAQQAPALPLVMAQAAPAPAEANPDDALAKRRQKLQEMRDARQAEQGGEPDTAKPRKPRKPQDAAEPQQADQGAQPAETPAKPRKPRKPQDATEAPAPQPADQGGEPDTAKPRKPRKPQDAAEAPAPQPVDQGAQPAETPAKPRKPRKPQDAAETPAQPVDQGAQPAETPVKPRKPRQPDETAQPASPPPVDQGANPPAETPVKPRKPRQPDEAAQPQPPQPLDQGDNQPGKPRRKPDQAGAPDQPQPGGPPSPRPGDQARPETKPAPVEQAQPETPPAPAAGGVDVLGDNRPLDQLTDAELRARLQAARARANDKSLPAQTRAQLRETIKASGQEILARRARRVNGQQPDQAGQVPTPGLPKPGLPIPGTPPVVAEPAPGQPPAGQPNPVVTNPRVDPNAERQAAALLVDNAPATGLSNQALRGRLSLYRDALSAGNLSPETQRRLRQRLSADSQTLRLRVAEQETAVPGQPNPPQGAGRPPRMPPPLVVLQPTLQDIPGIIADRRPPAGLDERTLNRRILVYRDAVNDPRYGDADRAYFQRYLLADREELRRRMMEDRRQRLDDLRWARDNRQLDVDIDVDLRPPMPSRPPIQTIWAAEVDDSAIEEQLIARPLRPLPQRYPRQVLMAQPETVLTRPEIRQSIPSVELDTIHFGFNQAVVSEEEIANLDRIGRILEKIVAAHPNEVFLIEGHTDAVGSDASNLVLSRQRAEAVKQALTEYYQISPDNLTTAGLGARYLKVQTPDPEQENRRVTIRRITALVQN